Sequence from the Fragaria vesca subsp. vesca linkage group LG4, FraVesHawaii_1.0, whole genome shotgun sequence genome:
TGTTCTTTATCTGTTTGATATGAACTTTGGGAATCAAACTCTGTGGAAGCTTTCATTTTTGCTACTGGAATTGCTCAGGATAGGTTTCTTCGTATAATTTTGTGGATTTTTTTGTTTGTCTTTTGGAGTATTGAGGATATTTAAGATTGGGAATTCTGTGCTTTATATAATCCTATTTGTGTTAGTAATTTCTATGTATGTAGTTCGGATATAATCTTGAGAATAAGAATGCAGATGGGGTTTATGCTATGATACAATTCCGAATTCATTGACTGTATAAGTAGTTAAGAAAAGGAGAATACTTGGGATGTTTTCCGGGCTATGCTTTCTCCAAGCTTTACATGATTGCTGCATTAGCTCTAGAACTTGTTTGATCTTTTCCCAAAGCTAAAACTATGAGAATGCATCTTGAACTACAAATAATTCAATTATAAGGAGAGGAAATATCAGATATGGTGATAACTAGAACTGAAGCCATATCTGGCCAGGATGTAAGATACCTTTTGAGCTGTTAAAGAGATTGGTTTGTGTTTAAACTGTTGCAAGAGTATTTGATGCCAGATAATAAGTACAGATTAGTTCAGAATCTAAGAGCTGACTGCATCTGTATAGGTCTGAAAAGTGCATCTCTATTGACTCAAACATGACATCTACTGTCCAATCTCTCTTCTTCTCCTATAATGTTGATATGCATTTAACAGATGGGCTAGCAATTAATTTTTTGTTACTACAAGTTTGTCTGCTAGTGTGCCTCCATAACCTATAAGCTATCCTATCCTTCAAAATATGAGATCTTGAATATTTTCAGTTACGCTCCCTCAAATGCTTATAAGTTATATCATGTTGTTTTTCAGAGAAAGTTTGTATGAAGATGAAGAGTTTGGTCAGCATCAAAGACAACTGGCTGCATTGCTTGTTTCCAAGGTAAAAGCTTACTCTGTTGTCTGTCTAAACTAATTTTGGTGGCAAATAAATAAGGTCAGGATAACTCTTGACACCAGTGAACCCTGTTGGCTGAATAGCTTTAAGTTTGCATTCCTTGCCTTGTGACATTCTACAGATTGTAAAAGCCTGAACTAGTAACACAACATAAAAAATTTCAGACTTAAAAGTCTCTGACATCACTAGTGGGTGGTAGATTTCCTACTTTCTTCTTGACTTTGCAGGTTTCACTACTACAATTTTTTTTATTCACAAGGCTTGTGTTTTGCCCATCAGGTTTTCTACTATTTGGGTGAACTTAATGACTCACTGTCCTATGCCCTTGGAGCTGGTTCGTTATTTGATGTGTCAGAGGATTCTTATTACATTCATACTCTTCTTGGTAAGGACACATGTTATTTTTACACTAGTACAAAAGACAGTGTATGATCACTCTTAGGTATTAGCTGTGTCTTAGAAATTTGGTTTTTTCATTACTAATCTACAACATCATTTCTGGTATGATACTATTAGAACTTAGAAGTGAACTAGTTATATGGAGGTTTAAAGAGTATGTATGTGACATGTTTTGTTGTTTGCTCCTCTCCTCAGCTAAAGCTATTGATGAGTATGCCAGTCTTAAGTCTAAGGCAGCAGAATCAAATGCTGAAGCAGCAAATGTTGATCCTAGGTTGGAGGCTATTGTGGAGAGAATGCTGAATAAGTAAGCCTAAATGCTTTTAAATGTAAAATTTGTTCTTTAAGCTTTCTGACCATTTTTTCTTGTCAGGTGTATCCTTGATGGGAAATACCAACAAGCTATGGGGATTGCAATTGAATGTCGAAGACTGGATAAACTTGAGGAAGCAATCATAAAGAGTGATAATGTTCAAGGAACCCTGTCATATTGCATCAATGTCTCTCACTCGTATATTAATCTTAGAGAATATAGACGTGAGGTAAGACTTTGCTCAATCTCATGATATGATGGCATGTATGATTTTGATACTTGGGACTTGGTATCTCTTTCTTCAATCATTTTGTTGCTTGAATGTGTATAAATATACATTAATATATATATATATATAATAGCAATTAATACAGGTACTCCTTAAATGCTGATATGTTTTTTTTCTTATGTACTTTGTTCCAACACCCTTGGTTGTGCCTGATCAGTTCTGATCTCTCCATAATAGTTTTATTAAACAAAATTGACCGAGGTGTTCTGTTTTACGCAATGTTCTAAAAATCCCCACCTAGAGCCGATTAATCCCCGCCTAGGTGCTAGGCGGTGCTTCATCGTTTCAGTCTAGAGAGCTAGAAAACCGATTAATCCCCGATTAACCCTCCTAGGAGCTAGTCACCGGCTGTCCGCCCGACTAGCGCCTAGCGTTTTTTAGAACATTGGTTTTACAGGTACACATACTTGCTGGATTAAAGATGTTATCTCACATCTGATTTCTTGCTCTAATATGGTTATTTGATGTTAGTGTGAAAAGGTGATGTTATTAATTTAATTTGGAACGAAAACTTTCAGACATTGTTGTTTGAAAGTACTGTGTGTTGTGCATGCCCTTTTATCATGCTTGCAAGGTTTTTCTTTCTATACATGGATGCTGCTATTGTCATTGATTGAGCTAGTCATACTCTGTGAAAATATCTTTATCAAGGAGAGTGACATACATCTTCTTTGGTCTTTGTGCAGGTGCTTCGTCTTCTTGTCAGAGTGTATCAAAATCTGCCTTCTCCAGATTACTTGAGCATTTGCCAGTGTCTCATGTTCTTGGGTGAACCAGAAGGTGTTGCAACCATATTGGAAAAGCTCCTGCGCTCTGATAACAAGGAAGATGCACTATTGGCGTTTCAAATAGCCTTTGACCTTGTTGAGAATGAGCACCAAGCTTTTCTCTTAAATGTAAGAAATCGCCTTTCAGCTCCCAAGACTCAAACTTCAGAGCCAGTGCAACCAGAATCCACTGAAGCTGCACAAAATGAAGGTTCTGCTCCGGGGGATGTTCAAATGACAGATGGAAGTTCTAGTACCAGTGTGGCTGTGCCTGAAGATCCAACTGAAGTGATGTATTCTGAGCGACTGACAAAAATCAAAGGAATTTTATCTGGAGAGACGTCGATAAAGTTGACTTTACAGTTTCTGTACAGCCATAACAAGTGAGTCTGCTCTATACTCCCACTTATCTCTCTTTTCTTTCCTTCTGAAATTGAGTGATTGAGAGGTACTTAGACTGCTTTGTGTGAAATGCTTATAGGTCTGATCTGCTCATTCTGAAGACAATAAAGCAGTCTGTTGAGATGAGAAATAGTGTATGCCATAGTGCGACGATTTATGCTAATGCAATTATGCATGCTGGAACAACTGTGGATACATTTCTGAGGGAAAATCTGGTGAGAACCGGATATCTTAAATTTCCCTTTACCACCCTTTGCAATGTAACACTTTTGGTGACAACTTTGTCTCTACAAATCCCCAGGACTGGTTAAGCAGGGCCACTAATTGGGCAAAATTCAGCGCAACAGCTGGGCTAGGTGTTATTCACAGAGGCCACTTGCAGCAAGGAAGATCTCTGATGGCACCTTACTTGCCTCAGGGAGGGGCTGGTGGTGGTGGAAGTCCATACTCAGAAGGTGGTGCTCTGTATGCTCTGGGACTTATTCATGCCAACCATGGCGAGGGCATCAAACAGTTCCTTCGTGATAGCCTACGTAGTACTAATGTGGAGGTGTGCATTATAGAAATTGTTGATCACATCCATGTGCATAATTTTAATACCAAAACTTTCTAATGAGTTCCTTTAACGCAGGTTATTCAACATGGGGCGTGCTTGGGTCTTGGTTTGTCAGCTTTAGGAACTGCTGATGAAGAGATTTATGATGACATTAAAAGTGTGCTCTATACTGACAGTGCCGTTGCTGGTGAAGCAGCTGGTATTAGTATGGGTTTACTTATGGTTGGAACTGCAAGTGAGAAGGCTAGTGAGATGCTTACTTATGCACATGAGACATCACACGAAAAGATCATCAGGTATAGACAATCATGTATTCACTTGGAGTCTTAATAAGTTATGTTAGAGGAAAGCTGTCTCTAGTAATAACACTATTATGCTTTTCTAATTGTGGATCATATGTTTACAGAGGGTTGGCATTAGGGATTGCCCTGACGGTATATGGAAGAGAAGAGGAAGCAGACACACTCATTGAACAGATGACAAGAGATCAAGACCCCATACTGCGTTATGGTGGTATGTATGCATTAGCATTGGCCTATAGCGGGACAGCAAACAACAAAGCTATTCGCCAGCTGCTGCATTTTGCTGTGTCAGATGTGAGTGATGATGTTAGAAGAACTGCTGTTCTAGCCCTTGGTTTTGTCTTGTATTCTGAGCCAGAGCAGGTCAGTATTTGCCAAAGAAATTACATATTACTTGCCACCTTTTTATTTCTTATTACTCTATAAGTTGGTCTTTTATATCTTAAATTGCATTGGTAAACTGCAGACGCCTCGCATTGTCTCCCTGCTATCTGAGTCCTACAACCCACATGTTCGATATGGTGCTGCTCTTGCAGTAGGAATTTCTTGTGCTGGTACTGGCTTGAGCGAGGCCATCTCTTTGTTAGAGCCTCTGACTTCAGATGTTGTTGATTTTGTGCGCCAAGGTGCCCTCATTGCAATGGCTATGGTCATGGTCCAGATTAGTGAAGCTAGTGATTCTCGTGTTGGAGCTTTTAGGTACTGTGTATATTGGATTTTGCAACGTTTACAATTTGTCTCTCTATGTGTGTGTGTGGTTTGTTTATATGTATGCATCTATCTATAGTTCTTTTAACTAATGTTTTCTACACATGTATAGATATATTAGTGGTGATGCCAACTCATACTTCTCTTCATCATTTTTTTGTATAGGCGGCAATTGGAGAAAATCATTCTTGATAAGCATGAGGATACCATGAGCAAAATGGGAGCAATCTTGGCCTCTGGAATTCTTGATGCTGGTGGAAGGAATGTGACAATTAGACTTCTTTCCAAAACAAAACATGACAAGGTCACTGCAGTGGTTGGCCTTGCTGTTTTCAGTCAGTTTTGGTACTGGTATCCCCTCATATATTTCTTGAGTTTGGCATTCTCACCAACAGCTTTCATAGGACTGAACTATGACCTTAAAGTTCCGAAGTTTCAGTTCATGTCATTTGCAAAACCTTCTCTGTTTGAATATCCTAAACCGACAACTGTGGCAACCACTACATCAGCTGTGAAACTCCCCACTGCTGTTCTGTCAACATCAGCAAAGGCCACTAAAGCTAGGGCCAAGAAAGAAGCTGCAGATCAGAAGGCAAATCCTGAGAAGACAAATCCTGGGGCAGAGAGTTCTTCCGGAAAAGGAAAATCATCTAGTGAGAAAGATGGGGATTCGATGCAGGTATTCAATATGGCATTCCAGCATTTTCTGTCCTTCCTCCTTTCTCTTTTTGTCCTCATTTACTTCAGAGATTGCTCTCAATTTATTGTTGTTCTCTTCATTGAAAAGTATCAATGAAAGATTGCTATAGCTTGTTTTAACTGTTGCATATTACCATTTCACCAATGTTTTTGATGTATACACATCAAGATGGTCTAAACATGTGGAAGAGAAATAACATTGGAGCTAGCCTGTACAGATTTAGTTTATGATGTACATACTTGATCTTAATTTAAGTTCTGCCCTCCTTTTGTTAGGTTGATGGTACTACAGAGAAGAAATCAGAACCTGAGCGCAGTGAACCTGCTTTTGAGTTTTTGACCAACCCAGCTAGGGTGGTTCCTGCTCAGGAGGAATACATCAAATTTCTCGAAGAAAGCAGATATGTGCCCGTCAAGCTAGAACCTTCAGGATTTGTTCTCTTGAGAGACCAGAGACCTACTGAACCAGAAGTGCTCTCACTTACGGACACACCCTCTTCCACTGCCTCAGCTGCTGGTGGACCAGCAACTGGACAGTCAGGATCTGCATCAGCCATGGCAGTTGATGAAGAACCTCAACCTCCTCAGCCGTTTGAGTACACCGTGTGATTCTCATTCTTGGTCATTGACTAATTCTCGTGTTCAGTCAGCTGAATATGTGGTGGATATTGTTGACATGTTTGTTGTACTTTGCTTGTTAAATTTTCATGTATACGAAGTTTTAATGAGTTGCAGTTCAGCGTCATTGGTGATACTTTTGTGGTTTAGATTTACTTTTCGGCTCAGATGATTTCCTAGATTATCAGGTGAATTGGGTTTAATATTAAGAAAGTTTCTTACATAACTGGGATCTTGAAATGCAAGTCTCGTTGGAGGGCAGGAGATAAACAAGTTCAAATGTTCTACTGTTCAAACTAGCTTTGCCTTCTTGTCCTAGTCTCTTTATTTATTTTTTTCATCTTTTGAAGTTAGATACTTCTGTGCTGAGTGTTGGCGGCACGGCCTCCGCTTAGAAAGCGGACAGCCACCTTGCCTAGGCTGCAGATTTGACTGTGGTGTTTTGCATTTATGTTTTCTTTAGGTGTTGGTAGTTTTTTCTTCACATTTGGTACTACCATGATCCGAGTAATATCGTAGTTGATAAGTCAACGAAAGAAACGTTGTTTTCAACTTTGGAATTTGTTCCTTATTTCTTGTTGATATAGGGCTATTGTTTTGCATTCTCCCATTTCTTGCAGACATAGGCTGAGGTTGAGATTAGGTGCCAATAACAGTTATTGGGGCGCATGGACGTAAGCAAAGAAGCAGAAGCAGGGATGGCAGCGGATAAGCGTTTTGTTTCGTGTGTATGCCTGAGATGCTACAAGGGGGCTTCCCTGTCGAATTAAGGATGAATTCACCTAGTTTTTCGCCGTTGAAATTTTGATTGTAACACCAAGATAGGGTAATTTACTACAGAATTCACCTATCTTGACCTTTTCTGAATCAAAGGTTTGGATATGAAACTTAGCATGTTTGGTATCCTAGAGGAACACCAGGCGGCTATCATTCATAGAATGTTCGAGGCCCCAACGGACGTGAAGGTATTCAAATCTGGCACCACTAGTGGCATTGATGTTGATTTTGTAGTAAAATGGAGAACTAATTTCAGTTTACCCCATCAACTTTAGGTCGATCATCATGTTAGTCATTCCTTCAATTTCATCAAAAACACCTCTCGATTTTCAATTTTTATCAGCCGTGTCTAAACCTCTATTCTCCATCTAATTTCTCCGTTAAGTGATGACGTGGCATAAAGAAGAAAGTCAAATTCCGAAAATAACCTTTCTGACCATTTTTCCTTCATATCGATACACATCTCTGTTCCCATCATAACCCCCTAACCTTGGTGATTTTTGTGGGATTAAATGCAATTTGTCTACTTTGCCCTTTTTCTATGGGCCCAGCGACTTCAAATTTGGTTTTCTTCTTAATGTCACATCATCACATGACGGGAGAATTGGATAAAAAAATGGATGTTTGGACACGGCTGATAAAAATTGGAAGTCGAGGGGTGCTTTTGATGAAATTGAAAGAAAATGGACTAACATAATGATCGACCTAAAGTTGATGGGGGTAAACTAAAATTAGTCCTAAAATGAATCTTTAGAAAGATTGTTACTGGGGTAAAACTGATTAAACTGATTTTGTATTCAATTGTTTGTATTTTTTTCTTTAGAAAATTTCATTAAAGTCACATTTTCAACATTATTTTCTACACAAGTCCATCATAATCTTTTTACCCATATAAGTCCACTTTTAAGGGTAAGTCTATCACTTCGTTTTTGTGATGTTCCTAAAATACCCCTTTTCCCTAAAAATCAGTTTCTCTCTTCTAGTCTCTCTTCATTCTTTTTAGACGGCTCGTTTTCACTTTCCTCTCTTCATCTTCCTCTTCCCTTTCTTCTCCAAGCTTGAATCTGCGGCCATGGCGGCGTCTCAGGCCAACACCGACTAGAAGATGATGCTCAACGTCGCCGGATAGACGACGACGACGTCTCGACCTCAACGTTGCTGGCTCGACCTCGACGTCGCCAGATCGACAACGAAGACGCTCGGATCTTGACGCCGCTAGATCGACGACGACGTTTTCGGATCAAAGTTGACGCCTTGATCTCGATGTTGCCAGATCGATGGCGACGACGCCTAGATCTCGACGCCGCTGGATCGTCGACGTCGTATCGGTTCCGTCGTCTCTCATACATCAACAACGCTGGGCCCAGACTCATCATTAGCTATGGTCGGAGTCGGGAGCTCCTCATCTATCTCTTCTCTGCTTCAATTTCTTCGCCAGACTCCTCCTCATTATCTCCTCCCATTTTTAAGTAAGCATTCCTCTTTGCTTCAATTTTTGTTCTATATTTTGCTTCAATTTCTCGCATTAGCAGAAGAAAAGCTTCTTCTGAAATTGTATCTAAATATATTATAGTTTGAACCCTTATTACTAGAGTTGTATTACTTAATACTAAGAATAGTTTCATTCTTGTTTCAATGTTTAAATAAGGATAGTGTTTACACTAACTTGTGATAGTGTTGGTATTTTAGATGGTGATAACATTGTGGTTCAATCTCATGTTTTAATTTTGTGTTTAGTGTTAAGTATATTAGAACAGTAGTTTTCCATAACTATTGCAGTCTATTTATGCTACTAAGATAGTAAACTTATGCGTCTGTGGTAGTATCTATGCCAATATTGTTTTTGTTAGTGCTATATGCTCATTATGCAAGTGCAGTAGCATTCTATAACGTCTACAATATTTTTCTTTTATTCTAATAGTATCTTTATGTAACTGTGATGGTATCTTAGTATGCTGGTATCAAATTCACATTTTTGCGGCATTTTAAAGTTAATTTGAGTCTTTGCTGCTTTATTCTATGGAAATATTGCTAAATTTTGTGGTGAATTGGCCTATGATCGGGTACCTCATTCTTTTTCTTCCTTTTATTTCTCATGATTGCTGGTTTTGGTTTTGTTTTGTTTTTTTTTTTACGCCTGTTTGGTAGTAGCTTTACATGTCAGTGATAGTATTTTTCTATATCAGTGATAATATTATTTTATCTCAATGATAGTATCTTTCTTTGTCAATATATTTTCAACATGAAGTCAGTAGCTTTCTCATTGTGTGATAGTATCTTTTCAACATACAAGTAGTATCTTTTCAACATATGGGTAGTATATTTTTATCTATATGGTAGTATCTTTTCAACATGATGTCAATCTTCTATTTTCATGTCAAATACTAATATTATGTCGTTTTCATGTCAATTACTAATATTATGTCGTGTTTGTGTGCTTGCAGAGTTCTTTGCCTTATAATTGTGGTAGTAGCTTTCGAAAATCATGTAAATTTGGATATTGAAGCCTCTCTTAACCAAGAGATCATTCTACTAACCAAGAAATATGTGAAATGAAGTCGTCTGTTGATCGAGGATGGCAAAACCACGAAAGTAGCTTTACATAACCATTGTAGTAGACTTTGTAAACTATAATAGTAGCTTTTTAAAACTATGAAAGTAGTTTTACACATAATTATGTCATGGTAGAAGGCTACATATTTTTGGTATTTGTTAATGTTTGTATCAGTATCTTCTTAACAAGATGATAGTATTTTGTATGCACAATCGTAGTGTTTTTTTCAATCTCCATGTTTGTATCTTCTCAACCTTTAATAGTAGATTTTGTTTTACTTGGTAGTAGATTTTGTTCTTCTTGGTAGTAGGTTTGTGTTGCTGGTGATAGTTAC
This genomic interval carries:
- the LOC101314455 gene encoding 26S proteasome non-ATPase regulatory subunit 1-like, whose amino-acid sequence is MTTLVSSAGGLLAMLNESRPELKLYALSNLNKLVDGFWPEISTSVPIIESLYEDEEFGQHQRQLAALLVSKVFYYLGELNDSLSYALGAGSLFDVSEDSYYIHTLLAKAIDEYASLKSKAAESNAEAANVDPRLEAIVERMLNKCILDGKYQQAMGIAIECRRLDKLEEAIIKSDNVQGTLSYCINVSHSYINLREYRREVLRLLVRVYQNLPSPDYLSICQCLMFLGEPEGVATILEKLLRSDNKEDALLAFQIAFDLVENEHQAFLLNVRNRLSAPKTQTSEPVQPESTEAAQNEGSAPGDVQMTDGSSSTSVAVPEDPTEVMYSERLTKIKGILSGETSIKLTLQFLYSHNKSDLLILKTIKQSVEMRNSVCHSATIYANAIMHAGTTVDTFLRENLDWLSRATNWAKFSATAGLGVIHRGHLQQGRSLMAPYLPQGGAGGGGSPYSEGGALYALGLIHANHGEGIKQFLRDSLRSTNVEVIQHGACLGLGLSALGTADEEIYDDIKSVLYTDSAVAGEAAGISMGLLMVGTASEKASEMLTYAHETSHEKIIRGLALGIALTVYGREEEADTLIEQMTRDQDPILRYGGMYALALAYSGTANNKAIRQLLHFAVSDVSDDVRRTAVLALGFVLYSEPEQTPRIVSLLSESYNPHVRYGAALAVGISCAGTGLSEAISLLEPLTSDVVDFVRQGALIAMAMVMVQISEASDSRVGAFRRQLEKIILDKHEDTMSKMGAILASGILDAGGRNVTIRLLSKTKHDKVTAVVGLAVFSQFWYWYPLIYFLSLAFSPTAFIGLNYDLKVPKFQFMSFAKPSLFEYPKPTTVATTTSAVKLPTAVLSTSAKATKARAKKEAADQKANPEKTNPGAESSSGKGKSSSEKDGDSMQVDGTTEKKSEPERSEPAFEFLTNPARVVPAQEEYIKFLEESRYVPVKLEPSGFVLLRDQRPTEPEVLSLTDTPSSTASAAGGPATGQSGSASAMAVDEEPQPPQPFEYTV
- the LOC101299078 gene encoding uncharacterized protein LOC101299078 — its product is MLPDRWRRRLDLDAAGSSTSYRFRRLSYINNAGPRLIISYGRSRELLIYLFSASISSPDSSSLSPPIFKVLCLIIVVVAFENHVNLDIEASLNQEIILLTKKYVK